The following proteins are encoded in a genomic region of Zea mays cultivar B73 chromosome 9, Zm-B73-REFERENCE-NAM-5.0, whole genome shotgun sequence:
- the LOC103638451 gene encoding ABC transporter C family member 8, translated as MTALAEKTVVLVTHQVEFLTETDRILVMEGGQVSQQGKYSELLGSGTAFEKLVSAHQSSITALDTSGSQQNQVQGQQESAEYIVPSALQVIRQASDIDVIAKGPSAAIQLTEEEEKGIGDLGWKPYKEYIRPCSVHVDTFQRGIHSKEGLS; from the exons ATGACAGCACTTGCAGAGAAGACTGTCGTCCTTGTGACCCACCAGGTTGAATTTCTGACTGAAACCGATAGGATTCTG GTAATGGAAGGTGGTCAAGTTAGTCAACAAGGGAAATATTCAGAACTCCTGGGATCTGGGACAGCATTTGAGAAACTGGTGTCTGCTCACCAGTCTTCGATCACAGCATTGGATACCAGTGGTAGCCAACAGAACCAAGTTCAAGGGCAACAAGAGTCTGCTGAATACATAGTGCCAAGTGCGCTTCAGGTTATAAGGCAGGCCAGCGACATCGACGTCATCGCAAAGGGCCCTTCAGCAGCAATACAGCTTACAGAAGAGGAAGAGAAGGGCATTGGCGACCTGGGATGGAAGCCATACAAAGAATACATAAGGCCATGTTCGGTTCACGTGGATACGTTTCAGAGAGGGATTCATTCCAAAGAGGGATTGAGTTAA